A section of the endosymbiont of Galathealinum brachiosum genome encodes:
- the secE gene encoding preprotein translocase subunit SecE, whose amino-acid sequence MVAKTETEESGKLDSLKFLIAIALLVGGIWQFYFFAEESQLYRILGLLAMVVMAMLVMYTTRMGYGLWLFARDARTEVRKVIWPTRQETVQTTLMVVVMVFLVGIMLWLIDMVLRWAILLLTGQGG is encoded by the coding sequence ATGGTCGCTAAGACTGAAACAGAAGAAAGCGGTAAGCTTGATAGTTTGAAATTTTTAATTGCAATTGCACTGCTGGTCGGTGGAATCTGGCAATTCTATTTCTTTGCTGAAGAGTCCCAGTTGTATCGCATACTGGGTCTGTTAGCGATGGTTGTTATGGCAATGCTTGTTATGTATACCACTCGCATGGGTTATGGCTTGTGGTTGTTTGCTCGTGATGCGCGAACCGAAGTAAGAAAAGTGATCTGGCCAACCCGTCAGGAAACAGTGCAAACTACTCTAATGGTAGTTGTGATGGTGTTTCTTGTAGGGATTATGCTTTGGTTGATTGATATGGTCCTGAGGTGGGCGATATTGTTGTTAACCGGTCAGGGAGGCTAG